One window of Herpetosiphon gulosus genomic DNA carries:
- a CDS encoding SMI1/KNR4 family protein, whose protein sequence is MQMDQRTVELWQRILDWLRLNYPEGLQYRHDPVDYAQIAAAEATIGIELPLAFTTTYMLNSYQGGIPICCYPGYEWFSLADCVESWQWRCDNATPRENDLSENGPIWHKWVAEESVWIEGPIKLGINSELRIPFMSSNGNIDLYLDYDPAPGGVKGQVISIDPQGCTWLVLAPSFEQWLENFITKLEEGHFQVGEYGLECLDEARSSNQTMIMPEYLRNIRIEPYRPSPIEHITLETKPLNQPIEVTGRMCSIMGIGSDIVIFDFDIDGISERQKIGANATQTYGFGTIQCGNYAHLRLVRYDQQIPDIDYYLKDSVIQWFVVSYILTQ, encoded by the coding sequence ATGCAAATGGATCAACGCACTGTTGAGTTATGGCAACGCATCTTGGATTGGCTCAGACTGAACTATCCTGAAGGCTTGCAATATCGCCATGATCCAGTTGATTATGCCCAAATTGCTGCTGCTGAAGCGACTATAGGAATAGAGTTGCCTTTGGCGTTTACAACAACGTATATGCTGAATAGTTATCAAGGCGGCATTCCGATCTGCTGCTATCCAGGGTATGAATGGTTTTCATTGGCAGATTGTGTTGAATCGTGGCAATGGAGATGTGACAATGCGACACCTCGCGAAAACGATTTGAGCGAAAATGGCCCAATTTGGCATAAATGGGTCGCAGAAGAAAGCGTATGGATTGAGGGGCCAATCAAATTAGGCATCAATTCGGAACTGCGTATACCATTCATGTCGAGCAATGGCAATATTGATCTCTATTTAGATTATGATCCCGCGCCGGGCGGAGTTAAAGGCCAAGTTATTTCGATCGATCCGCAAGGTTGTACTTGGCTTGTTTTAGCGCCATCATTTGAACAATGGCTCGAAAATTTCATTACAAAATTAGAAGAAGGCCATTTTCAAGTCGGCGAATATGGCCTTGAGTGTCTTGATGAGGCTCGATCTAGCAATCAAACAATGATTATGCCCGAATACTTACGCAATATCAGGATTGAACCCTATCGACCCTCGCCGATTGAGCACATCACGCTTGAAACAAAGCCCCTCAACCAACCGATTGAGGTAACTGGGCGAATGTGCAGCATTATGGGAATTGGCTCGGATATTGTTATCTTCGATTTTGATATCGATGGAATTAGTGAGCGCCAGAAGATTGGGGCAAATGCGACCCAAACCTATGGTTTTGGAACAATTCAATGTGGCAACTATGCCCATCTTCGGCTTGTTCGCTACGACCAACAAATTCCTGATATCGACTACTACCTTAAAGATTCTGTCATTCAATGGTTTGTTGTTAGTTATATATTAACGCAATAG
- a CDS encoding DUF4386 domain-containing protein, which translates to MANQSNSYQIQIKGQLDQHWAEWFEGLAISQTAQGETLLTGEIIDQAALYRVLRKIRDLGLPLIAVVPLSQPIQPTEGANAMHNQRRNAILIGIYFILAAVTSIIGLIMYGPLLNQSDYLVAGAANGNQIVFAALMELGLVVTAVGTAVTMFPILRQYSERMALAHLCFRFLEAVVITIGIVSMLALLTLSREFSSATAPDEQSYRVVGTALIAIHDWTFILGPNFMLGLNTIMYSYIFYHTRLIPRPIAIIGLIGSNTVFLAALLELFGVIEQLSTWGAILAIPVALTEMSLAIWLIIKGFNAHPQLEQANSGKLVLSNR; encoded by the coding sequence ATGGCAAATCAAAGCAACAGCTATCAAATTCAGATCAAAGGCCAACTTGACCAGCACTGGGCTGAATGGTTCGAGGGCTTAGCCATCAGCCAAACTGCCCAAGGCGAAACGTTGCTAACAGGTGAAATTATTGATCAAGCAGCTTTATATCGGGTCTTGCGCAAAATTCGCGATTTAGGCTTGCCGTTGATTGCCGTCGTGCCACTTAGCCAACCGATTCAGCCTACAGAAGGAGCAAATGCTATGCACAACCAACGTCGTAACGCCATCCTGATTGGAATTTACTTTATTTTGGCCGCCGTAACCTCAATTATTGGCTTGATTATGTATGGGCCATTGCTCAACCAAAGCGATTATTTAGTTGCTGGCGCGGCCAATGGCAACCAAATTGTGTTTGCCGCGTTGATGGAATTAGGCTTAGTTGTTACCGCCGTTGGCACAGCCGTCACCATGTTCCCAATCTTACGTCAATATAGCGAGCGCATGGCCCTAGCCCACTTGTGTTTTCGCTTCTTAGAGGCCGTCGTAATCACAATCGGAATCGTGAGCATGTTGGCATTATTGACGTTGAGTCGTGAATTTAGCAGCGCCACTGCCCCTGATGAGCAAAGCTATCGCGTGGTCGGCACTGCATTAATCGCCATCCACGATTGGACCTTCATTCTAGGCCCGAATTTCATGCTTGGCCTTAACACAATTATGTATAGCTATATTTTCTATCACACCCGCCTAATTCCTCGCCCAATTGCAATTATTGGGCTGATTGGCTCAAACACCGTGTTTTTGGCAGCCCTGTTGGAGCTATTCGGGGTGATTGAGCAACTTTCGACGTGGGGTGCAATTCTGGCAATTCCAGTTGCCTTGACTGAAATGAGCCTAGCAATCTGGCTGATTATCAAGGGTTTCAACGCTCATCCACAACTTGAGCAAGCCAATTCAGGCAAATTAGTGCTCAGCAACCGCTAA
- a CDS encoding right-handed parallel beta-helix repeat-containing protein, translating into MKAIVIALFLGLLLMQIGVAAPQSAVVAGELRADATFAHIGVSWAISGDTNRNSTLTLEYRLVGSSTWRNAAPAMRANPSTIVEGETLNRNYHAASAMWLTAGDEYELRATLTDPDGGGTSRTITKRTRSLTDFGPAVRTRFVVPGNGGGDGSFGNPYQGIQTAVNNAEPGDTFTLAAGTYQPFQILISGTQAKPIRISGPLNRKAIIDGANTTRGVVTLGESNQTLGFVILENLTIQNGAWGIDAQHTHDILISRNLIRDVGFGIYNRRQTHQEYNQTVIDNVISGRTTWPGTGIPSERGLDLRGTGNVVAYNSVMNFGDCISVQPWNAQSSYGQDIYHNEAAFCVDDGIEIDYNQANTRVWNNRVTNARTGVSIQPIYGGPAYLFRNNFFNIAGAPFKLHNQPTGLFIAHNSSARIGNALSDDGQQWRNTIIRNNFMLGTRYAFEFMTIADEGFRDVDYNGWGTNHASDSPSAPDFKWNNVRYLRLSNLQAIGVETHGVTVSFNDVYNASLPASVDVASPIGEADLRLQSSSVAINKGAVIANLNDPFVTDGQPDLGAFELGQSLPHYGPRIDYQIPSNIRVYVPLARR; encoded by the coding sequence TTGAAAGCAATTGTTATAGCTCTTTTTTTGGGTTTGTTACTAATGCAAATTGGTGTGGCCGCACCCCAAAGTGCGGTCGTGGCAGGCGAGTTACGCGCCGACGCAACCTTTGCCCACATTGGGGTCTCGTGGGCGATTAGTGGCGATACCAATCGCAATAGCACGCTAACCTTGGAATATCGTTTGGTTGGTAGTTCAACTTGGCGCAATGCAGCTCCGGCCATGCGAGCCAATCCCAGTACGATCGTTGAGGGCGAAACGCTCAATCGCAATTATCATGCAGCCAGCGCAATGTGGCTCACTGCTGGAGATGAATATGAATTACGGGCTACCCTAACCGATCCTGATGGTGGTGGCACAAGCCGCACAATCACCAAGCGCACCCGTAGCCTAACAGATTTTGGGCCAGCTGTGCGCACGCGTTTTGTGGTTCCAGGCAATGGTGGCGGCGATGGCTCGTTTGGCAATCCGTATCAAGGTATTCAAACGGCGGTTAATAATGCTGAGCCAGGCGATACCTTCACCTTGGCAGCAGGAACCTATCAACCCTTCCAGATTTTGATCAGTGGAACTCAAGCCAAACCAATTCGAATCAGCGGACCGCTCAATCGTAAGGCGATTATTGATGGAGCTAATACGACGCGCGGCGTGGTAACCCTTGGCGAGAGCAACCAAACCCTTGGCTTTGTGATCTTAGAGAACTTGACGATTCAAAATGGGGCTTGGGGGATCGATGCTCAGCATACTCACGACATTCTGATTAGCCGCAACCTGATTCGTGATGTTGGCTTTGGCATCTACAACCGTCGCCAAACCCATCAAGAATACAACCAAACTGTGATTGATAATGTGATTAGTGGTCGTACTACTTGGCCAGGCACGGGCATTCCCAGCGAGCGCGGCCTCGATTTACGCGGCACTGGCAATGTTGTGGCCTATAACAGCGTGATGAATTTTGGCGATTGTATCTCGGTGCAGCCATGGAACGCCCAAAGCAGCTATGGTCAAGATATTTACCATAACGAAGCGGCATTTTGCGTTGATGATGGAATTGAGATCGATTATAACCAAGCCAATACGCGAGTTTGGAATAATCGCGTGACCAATGCTCGGACTGGAGTCAGCATTCAGCCAATTTATGGTGGGCCTGCCTATCTGTTTCGGAATAACTTTTTTAATATTGCTGGCGCACCATTCAAACTACACAATCAACCAACTGGCTTGTTTATTGCCCACAATAGCTCGGCGCGAATCGGTAACGCGCTGAGTGATGATGGTCAGCAATGGCGCAATACAATTATTCGTAATAATTTTATGTTGGGTACGCGCTATGCCTTTGAATTTATGACGATTGCCGACGAAGGCTTTCGCGATGTGGATTACAACGGCTGGGGAACCAACCACGCCAGCGATTCGCCCTCAGCTCCCGATTTCAAATGGAATAATGTGCGCTATTTGCGGCTGAGCAATTTGCAGGCAATTGGGGTTGAAACCCATGGCGTAACTGTGAGTTTCAATGATGTCTACAATGCCAGCCTGCCAGCCTCAGTCGATGTGGCCTCGCCGATTGGCGAAGCCGATTTACGTTTGCAAAGCAGTTCAGTGGCGATCAATAAAGGTGCAGTAATTGCCAATCTCAATGATCCATTTGTGACCGATGGGCAGCCCGATTTAGGTGCATTTGAATTGGGTCAGTCGCTGCCCCACTATGGCCCACGCATCGATTATCAAATTCCAAGCAATATTCGGGTTTATGTGCCGTTAGCTCGACGTTAA
- the hisD gene encoding histidinol dehydrogenase gives MPIQLYTDLVQAQQGPLARVAFDTVEIPERLQQSLDHMFGAGTTPAAAVDQILASVRRDGDAALEHWSRTIEGVELSQFEVDRSAIEAAYSQLDPLLVEALRVSAAEIERFHRKQTRQSWIDWSDEGALGQIVLPLERIGAYAPGGTAPLPSSLLMGVIPAKVAGVREIIVCSPPQRDTGEISPLVLVAADIAGVHRIFRLGGAQAIAAMAYGTNSVPHVDKIIGPGNLFVVLAKKAVYGTVDIEALPGPTETMVIADADANPELVAADLLAQAEHDLLASAILLTPSLELAEKVQAAVAHQLEELERAEITAQALTNRSGIVLVPSLEVALDLSNAYGPEHLCLLVNDPWQYVGKVRNAGGIFLGERSFEVLGDYVAGPSHIMPTGGTARYASPVNVDHFRKVISLVGLNEKALQRLGPVAQRLAEAEGLTAHAAAVRRRLEQK, from the coding sequence ATGCCAATTCAGCTTTATACCGATCTTGTGCAAGCCCAGCAAGGGCCGTTAGCACGAGTGGCCTTTGATACAGTCGAAATTCCTGAGCGTTTGCAACAAAGCCTTGACCACATGTTTGGGGCTGGCACAACCCCTGCCGCTGCGGTTGACCAGATTTTGGCCAGTGTGCGCCGTGATGGCGATGCTGCGCTAGAGCACTGGAGTCGCACGATCGAAGGCGTGGAATTAAGTCAATTTGAGGTTGATCGCTCGGCGATTGAAGCCGCCTATAGCCAGCTTGATCCATTGTTGGTTGAAGCGTTACGGGTCTCTGCCGCCGAGATCGAGCGTTTTCATCGTAAGCAAACCCGCCAAAGTTGGATTGATTGGTCGGATGAGGGCGCATTAGGCCAGATCGTTCTGCCACTAGAGCGGATTGGGGCGTATGCCCCAGGCGGCACGGCTCCATTGCCATCCTCCTTGTTGATGGGCGTGATTCCGGCCAAAGTTGCTGGAGTGCGCGAAATTATTGTGTGCTCGCCGCCACAACGTGATACTGGCGAGATCTCGCCGTTGGTTTTAGTAGCTGCCGATATTGCCGGAGTACACCGGATTTTTCGTTTGGGTGGGGCGCAGGCAATTGCGGCAATGGCCTATGGTACGAATAGCGTGCCACATGTGGATAAAATCATTGGCCCAGGTAATTTATTTGTGGTGTTGGCCAAAAAAGCGGTGTATGGCACGGTTGATATTGAAGCCTTGCCAGGCCCGACCGAAACCATGGTGATTGCCGATGCTGATGCTAACCCCGAGCTGGTTGCTGCCGACTTACTGGCTCAGGCCGAACATGATTTGCTGGCTTCGGCGATTTTGCTTACGCCCTCGCTGGAGTTAGCCGAAAAAGTCCAAGCGGCTGTGGCTCACCAACTCGAAGAACTTGAACGAGCTGAAATTACTGCCCAAGCCCTAACCAACCGCTCAGGGATTGTGCTCGTGCCTTCGTTGGAGGTAGCGCTCGATTTGAGTAATGCCTATGGCCCTGAACACCTCTGTTTATTAGTCAATGATCCTTGGCAATATGTTGGCAAAGTGCGCAATGCTGGGGGCATTTTTCTTGGCGAACGTTCGTTTGAAGTGTTGGGTGATTATGTGGCTGGGCCATCGCATATTATGCCAACAGGTGGTACGGCTCGTTATGCCTCGCCCGTTAATGTTGATCACTTTCGCAAAGTTATTTCATTAGTTGGTTTGAATGAAAAGGCTTTGCAGCGATTAGGGCCAGTTGCCCAGCGTTTGGCTGAGGCCGAAGGTTTGACAGCTCATGCTGCTGCTGTGCGCCGCCGTTTGGAACAAAAATAA
- a CDS encoding STAS domain-containing protein: MSQPTEQALVTKRLKTTVYWLLGGSLISMFLYMVLGDWIAVGSFAVTSGLLGTAYWLILRQHNQSAVVLMNMAALCLVIVGSFRFFTLLSIATVTIISIVLVLPFVDSRRLLGICGLAWVVSIISITNRLRIDQFPWSEMPVRVSLNSLSLLVVMGLLWQIHRQLTNSLQASERSNQALRTSQQSLEQQVEQRTAALQKALQEVQAQADSQAVLAQQLAEQQTTIRSLSVPILPITQHSLVVPLIGDLDAERLGTLVEQILTNLKSQRTRHLILDVTGVPTLDRDAGHSLLKVSNAARLLGAKTTLIGVRPDVAEMLVSIGLDLRSIGSEKDLQSVVHTLVQNA; this comes from the coding sequence ATGTCGCAACCCACAGAGCAAGCGCTGGTCACCAAACGCCTGAAAACTACGGTTTACTGGTTACTCGGCGGTTCACTGATTTCGATGTTTCTATACATGGTTTTAGGCGATTGGATCGCTGTCGGTAGCTTTGCGGTGACCAGTGGGTTGTTAGGCACAGCATATTGGCTCATCCTGCGCCAGCATAATCAATCGGCGGTGGTCTTGATGAACATGGCCGCGCTGTGTTTAGTGATTGTTGGCTCATTTCGCTTTTTCACCTTGCTCTCGATTGCCACTGTCACGATTATTTCGATTGTGCTGGTGCTGCCATTTGTTGATAGCCGACGGCTACTGGGGATTTGTGGCTTGGCATGGGTTGTCAGCATCATCAGCATCACCAATCGGCTGCGGATCGATCAATTTCCGTGGTCGGAAATGCCAGTGCGAGTTTCACTCAACTCGCTCTCGCTTTTGGTGGTAATGGGCTTGTTGTGGCAAATTCATCGCCAATTAACCAATAGCCTACAAGCCAGCGAACGCTCGAATCAAGCCTTACGCACCAGCCAACAATCGCTCGAACAGCAGGTTGAACAGCGCACCGCCGCCCTGCAAAAAGCCCTGCAAGAGGTGCAAGCCCAAGCCGATAGCCAAGCAGTGTTGGCCCAACAACTGGCTGAGCAACAAACCACCATTCGCAGCCTGAGCGTGCCAATTTTGCCAATTACTCAGCATAGTTTGGTTGTGCCATTAATTGGCGATTTGGATGCTGAACGTTTGGGCACACTGGTAGAACAAATTTTAACCAACCTCAAAAGCCAACGCACCCGCCACTTAATTCTTGATGTAACTGGTGTGCCAACTTTGGATCGTGATGCTGGTCATAGTTTGCTCAAAGTAAGCAATGCCGCCCGTTTGTTAGGAGCCAAAACCACATTAATCGGCGTGCGGCCTGATGTGGCCGAAATGCTTGTGAGCATCGGGCTTGATTTGCGCTCGATTGGCAGTGAAAAAGATTTACAAAGCGTGGTGCATACCCTCGTTCAGAATGCTTAA
- a CDS encoding prohibitin family protein, which yields MTSQRRIRITPQRIIAAIIALMGVLLLNASWRTIAPGSVGIAFNRANNTITAYQEPGWVLVNPFTTTVYDYPATLQTYVMVQKADEGPVYGDDSIKVQSRESQQLNLDVAIQYRVNTAGISDLYTDWGGQSIGAIEEQVVRQQSRSALTMVASTYSWEELSGEKRADVADQVEAHLTRVFAQRHLILEDFVIREVHVPEHLKTALDNKIERQQAVEQQQYAFERAQIQAEQQGIEAEGQANVNRATAQGDSDALMIRAQSQAKANQILSSSLTEALLKYQLIERWDGQVPLSIDDN from the coding sequence ATGACCAGTCAGCGCCGAATTCGCATAACCCCGCAGCGGATTATTGCCGCGATCATTGCGCTTATGGGCGTACTGCTACTAAATGCTTCGTGGCGCACAATTGCGCCTGGTTCAGTTGGCATTGCCTTTAATCGCGCTAATAATACAATTACGGCCTACCAAGAGCCTGGTTGGGTTTTGGTTAACCCATTTACCACCACGGTTTACGATTACCCTGCCACGCTCCAAACCTATGTGATGGTCCAAAAAGCCGATGAAGGCCCAGTTTATGGCGATGATTCGATTAAAGTTCAATCACGTGAGTCGCAACAACTCAATCTTGATGTAGCGATTCAATATCGCGTCAATACCGCTGGTATCAGTGATCTCTACACCGATTGGGGTGGGCAGTCGATCGGGGCAATTGAAGAACAAGTTGTGCGCCAACAAAGTCGTTCAGCCTTGACCATGGTTGCCAGCACCTATAGCTGGGAAGAACTGAGTGGCGAGAAACGCGCCGATGTTGCCGACCAAGTTGAAGCTCATCTAACCAGGGTTTTTGCCCAACGCCATTTAATTTTAGAAGATTTTGTGATTCGCGAAGTGCATGTCCCCGAACATCTCAAAACTGCGCTTGATAACAAAATTGAGCGCCAACAAGCAGTTGAGCAACAACAATATGCCTTCGAACGAGCGCAAATTCAGGCCGAACAGCAGGGTATCGAAGCTGAAGGCCAAGCCAACGTCAACCGTGCAACCGCTCAAGGCGATAGCGATGCCCTGATGATTCGTGCTCAATCACAAGCCAAAGCCAATCAAATTCTTTCATCCAGCCTAACTGAAGCCCTACTCAAATATCAATTGATTGAACGTTGGGATGGTCAAGTTCCATTGAGCATTGATGATAATTAA
- a CDS encoding glycoside hydrolase family 19 protein, giving the protein MKFPQLNPSRLSKLLLAPLLISAFWGSMVNPQAGMARQSFANSQASLAQSCNFTDWVAGKQYYTGNIVRYNGNYYVAEHDNPGYDPTVSTWYWEPTSCGGGGGGGGSCSYTDWVAGRQYYTGNIVRYNGSFYVAEHDNPGYDPTISTWFWEPTTCGGTNPPPPTPTPPPSTCTYSDWVAGRQYYTGNIVRYNGSFYVAEHDNPGYDPSISTWFWEPTTCGGTNPPPPTTGFSSIVSKAQFDQMFPNRNPFYTYEGLVQAAAFYPAFAGTGSTETRKREAAAALANFAHETGNFVHVTEIAQGEYCQNSAQWPCAPGKRYFGRGPIQLSWNYNYGLAGQALGLNLLNDPDMVSRDPAVAWKTALWYWMTQRGPGSMTPHDAMVNGNGFGETIRSINGSLECNGGNPGQVQSRVSSYQTITNILGVSPGNNLYC; this is encoded by the coding sequence ATGAAATTTCCACAACTAAACCCATCAAGGCTAAGCAAGTTGTTGTTAGCACCACTCTTGATTAGCGCATTTTGGGGCAGCATGGTCAATCCACAGGCTGGGATGGCACGTCAATCATTTGCTAATTCACAGGCGAGCCTTGCTCAGAGTTGCAATTTTACCGATTGGGTTGCAGGCAAGCAGTATTACACGGGCAATATTGTGCGCTACAATGGCAATTATTATGTGGCTGAGCACGATAATCCAGGCTATGATCCAACCGTCAGCACCTGGTATTGGGAGCCGACGAGTTGCGGCGGTGGTGGCGGTGGCGGCGGCAGTTGTAGCTACACCGATTGGGTGGCTGGCCGTCAATATTACACCGGTAATATTGTGCGCTACAACGGCAGTTTCTATGTGGCCGAGCACGATAACCCAGGCTACGACCCAACCATCAGTACATGGTTCTGGGAGCCAACCACCTGTGGTGGAACTAACCCACCACCACCAACCCCAACTCCACCACCAAGCACCTGTACCTACAGCGATTGGGTGGCAGGCCGTCAATATTACACCGGCAATATTGTGCGCTACAATGGCAGTTTCTATGTGGCCGAGCACGATAATCCAGGCTATGACCCGAGCATCAGCACCTGGTTCTGGGAGCCAACCACCTGTGGCGGAACCAACCCACCACCACCAACGACGGGCTTTAGTTCAATCGTTAGCAAAGCCCAATTCGATCAAATGTTCCCTAATCGCAATCCCTTCTACACGTATGAAGGTCTGGTTCAAGCCGCAGCCTTTTATCCAGCTTTTGCGGGCACTGGCTCGACCGAAACCCGCAAGCGCGAAGCCGCCGCTGCTTTGGCCAACTTTGCCCACGAAACTGGCAACTTTGTCCATGTGACTGAAATTGCCCAAGGCGAATATTGCCAAAATAGCGCCCAATGGCCCTGCGCTCCCGGCAAACGCTACTTTGGGCGTGGCCCAATTCAATTGAGCTGGAACTACAATTATGGTTTGGCTGGCCAAGCATTAGGTCTGAATTTGCTCAACGATCCTGATATGGTCTCGCGTGACCCCGCCGTAGCTTGGAAAACCGCCTTGTGGTATTGGATGACCCAACGCGGCCCAGGCTCGATGACTCCTCACGATGCCATGGTCAATGGCAATGGCTTCGGCGAAACCATTCGTAGCATCAACGGCTCGTTGGAATGCAACGGTGGTAATCCAGGTCAAGTCCAAAGCCGCGTCAGTTCATACCAAACAATCACCAACATTCTTGGGGTAAGCCCAGGCAACAACCTGTATTGCTAA
- a CDS encoding LuxR C-terminal-related transcriptional regulator — MPIAILATKLAIPSLRMQSVVRSRLSVKLERGLKQRLSLVAAPAGFGKTTLLSTWLEQTTHSKAWLTLDQRDNNPLRFLSYLVAALQTVEPAIGQSVQQALQAAQPAASENLLISLINELHQIRQPIILVLDDYHVIEQQAVDDILNFLLEHLPSTLHLVLATREDPQIPLARLRARSQLNEIRVADLRFSLAESGEFLHNVMGLQLPDQAIAKLEARTEGWIAGLQLAALSLQGQHDPSSFIETFSGQHQFILDYLLEEVLQHQSAEIQTFLVQTSMLERMCGPLCDAVLNQTTSQALLEQIDQANLFIVALDQQRYWYRYHQLFGDLLRQRLTQQLNPQQLVGLHQRASAWYQQQGLLLEAFQHATAAHDYQHAERLIEQMPLHSNGSVSAILNWLAALPTSVLDQQPSLWVRYAAILLVLGQTSGVEAKLQAAERGLQSQPTNQRNRDLLGQIAAARATLALTQYQIAAIIQQAQRAFEYLHPQNLPFRATANWALAYAYQVRGERQNTHAALTTAINFSQQSNDTFTLILASIGMGQLQESNLELHRAAATYRHVLQLAGEQPQQIISEAYLGLARIYYQWNDLVAAEQHAQQSLQLARQYEQGIDRFIVGELMLAQLKLARNDHVGAQRLLDQTEQLARQQHFSQRFGDISYWRIQLLLRQAKFTTANQLATEHQLLICQAQIALAQAQPATASALLEPLQQQAQYWPDQLLQIELLLALAYAAQQQPVLALAAFKQALALAEPNQLIRSLLDHGSAIQQLLQLAVDHGVDSLLIKQALIEFAKYQPAIQPQTHTLERLSERELEVLQQIATGLTDREIGERMYLSMYTVKVHARNIYAKLEVSNRTQAVARARTLGLLPQH; from the coding sequence ATGCCGATTGCAATTCTAGCGACCAAACTAGCGATTCCCAGCTTGCGAATGCAGAGCGTAGTACGCTCACGGCTCAGCGTAAAACTTGAGCGTGGCTTAAAGCAACGCCTTAGTTTGGTGGCTGCGCCCGCTGGTTTTGGCAAAACCACTTTGCTCAGCACATGGCTTGAGCAAACCACCCACTCCAAAGCATGGCTAACCCTCGATCAACGGGATAATAATCCGTTGCGCTTTTTGAGCTATCTGGTGGCAGCACTGCAAACTGTCGAGCCAGCAATTGGCCAAAGTGTGCAACAAGCGCTCCAAGCAGCCCAACCAGCCGCCAGCGAAAATCTCTTAATTAGCCTGATTAACGAGCTACACCAGATTCGCCAACCAATTATTTTGGTGCTCGATGATTACCATGTGATCGAGCAACAGGCGGTTGACGATATACTCAACTTTTTGCTCGAACATCTGCCAAGCACACTGCACCTTGTGCTTGCTACCCGCGAAGATCCCCAAATACCGTTGGCGCGGTTGCGTGCTCGTAGCCAATTGAATGAAATTCGAGTAGCCGATTTGCGCTTTAGTTTAGCTGAAAGTGGCGAATTTTTGCACAATGTCATGGGTTTGCAATTGCCCGATCAGGCGATCGCCAAGCTAGAAGCTCGTACCGAAGGCTGGATTGCGGGATTACAATTGGCGGCGCTCTCACTGCAAGGCCAGCACGATCCCAGCAGTTTTATCGAAACATTCAGCGGCCAACATCAATTTATCTTAGATTATTTACTCGAAGAGGTCTTGCAGCATCAATCAGCGGAAATTCAAACATTTTTGGTGCAAACATCAATGCTTGAGCGCATGTGCGGGCCGTTATGCGATGCAGTGTTAAACCAAACTACCAGTCAAGCTCTGCTCGAACAAATCGATCAGGCTAATTTATTTATTGTAGCGCTCGATCAACAGCGCTATTGGTATCGTTATCACCAACTGTTTGGCGATTTACTGCGCCAACGCTTGACCCAGCAACTCAATCCGCAACAGCTTGTGGGCTTGCATCAACGAGCGAGCGCTTGGTATCAGCAACAGGGCTTATTGCTTGAAGCTTTTCAGCATGCCACTGCTGCCCACGATTATCAACATGCCGAGCGCTTGATCGAGCAAATGCCGCTGCATTCGAACGGAAGTGTCTCAGCAATACTCAATTGGCTAGCCGCTTTACCCACCAGTGTGCTTGATCAACAGCCTTCGTTGTGGGTGCGGTATGCAGCAATTTTGCTGGTTCTAGGCCAAACGAGCGGGGTTGAAGCAAAATTACAAGCCGCCGAACGTGGATTACAATCTCAGCCAACAAATCAGCGCAACCGTGATTTACTAGGCCAAATTGCTGCCGCTCGCGCAACCCTAGCTCTCACCCAATATCAGATTGCGGCGATTATCCAGCAAGCTCAGCGAGCATTCGAATATTTGCATCCGCAGAATTTGCCATTTCGCGCAACCGCCAATTGGGCTTTGGCCTATGCCTATCAAGTGCGCGGCGAGCGGCAAAACACCCATGCAGCGCTGACCACTGCGATCAACTTCAGCCAACAATCAAATGATACCTTCACCCTGATTTTGGCTTCGATTGGCATGGGCCAGCTCCAGGAGAGCAATCTTGAACTGCATCGGGCCGCCGCAACCTATCGCCACGTTTTGCAATTAGCTGGTGAGCAACCACAGCAAATCATCTCCGAGGCCTATTTGGGCTTAGCACGAATTTATTATCAATGGAATGATTTGGTGGCCGCTGAGCAACATGCCCAGCAAAGCCTGCAACTAGCCAGGCAATACGAGCAAGGCATCGATCGTTTTATCGTGGGTGAATTGATGTTGGCCCAACTTAAATTAGCTCGTAACGATCACGTAGGTGCACAGCGGCTGCTCGATCAAACTGAACAATTGGCACGGCAGCAACATTTTAGCCAACGTTTTGGCGATATTAGCTATTGGCGAATTCAACTGCTGTTGCGCCAAGCCAAATTCACCACCGCCAACCAACTAGCCACCGAGCATCAACTATTAATCTGCCAAGCCCAAATTGCCTTAGCTCAAGCCCAGCCAGCCACAGCAAGCGCTTTGCTGGAGCCATTGCAACAACAAGCCCAATATTGGCCTGATCAATTACTACAAATCGAGTTACTGTTGGCCTTAGCTTATGCCGCCCAACAGCAACCAGTGCTTGCACTTGCAGCGTTCAAACAAGCCCTAGCATTGGCTGAACCAAACCAATTAATCCGCAGTTTACTTGATCATGGGTCGGCAATCCAACAACTTTTACAATTGGCAGTTGATCATGGTGTCGATTCGCTGTTAATCAAGCAAGCATTAATTGAATTTGCCAAGTACCAACCCGCAATTCAGCCGCAAACCCACACCCTTGAGCGTTTGAGCGAACGTGAGCTCGAAGTCTTGCAGCAGATTGCCACAGGCCTGACTGACCGCGAAATTGGCGAACGCATGTACCTCTCGATGTACACCGTCAAGGTACATGCCCGCAACATTTATGCCAAACTCGAAGTCAGCAATCGTACCCAAGCGGTTGCTCGTGCCCGCACACTAGGTCTACTTCCTCAGCACTAA